In Candidatus Binatia bacterium, the sequence GCTCTGTTCCGTGCCGGAAATTTCTTGGAGACGCCCTACAGGAAGCGCCCCCTCACGGACAAGTGCGTAAAGGACAGCGAGTCGCGTGGGGTGGGCGATCGCACCCAAGATCGTTGCGGTGCGCGTCAGTGCCTGAGGCGAAGGCCATGCCGAACTCCGCACACAACTCCGCTCCGATCGAATTTTGCGATTCATCCGGACTTCCTCTCCATAGACCAGACCTGTTCTACGCTTGAACAGCCATCGTCGAATTCGGTTTGCACTGTCATTTGCGTGATTCCGAACTGACCGGTGAGCATCGCCTGCACGCTCCTTCGGATCTGGTCGGCGTCACTCCCGTCCGGAATCCGCAAATGCACGGAAAGGATCGTTTCCCGTCCATCGAGTGACCAGAGATGTAAATCGTGCACGTCTTCGATTCCGTCCAGGCTCCGCAAAGCCTGAAGCACCTCGTCGGCTGGTTGGGTCACCGGCGTGAATTGCAGCAAGATCCCACCGGTCTCACGAAGAAGGCGCCAGGAACTCGTAGCCACGATCCCGGCGATCAGAAGCGCGATCAAAGGGTCCGCTATCGGGACGCCGTAGGATAGGAATATACCCGCAATTACCGCGCCGACAGATCCAAGTGCATCCGCCAACATATGCAGAAGAGCGCCGCGAACGTTGAGGTTCTCCCGATCCGATTGAAAGAGTTTCCACGCGCTGCCCAAATTGATCATGAGACCAACCGTACCGACCAGAATCACGGGCCACGCCTCGACGGCCTGCAGCGGTGCGTTGAGTCGGCCGACAGCCTCCACCACCAGAAAAATGCAGGCACCCATAAGAGCAAGCGCGTTGACAAAAGCACCGAGAGTTTCGGCACCGACAAGGCCGTAGGTGCGCGATGCCGTCGCCGCCGAGCGTGAGAGTCGCCGCATCATGTAGGCAAGTGCCAGGGCGGCCACGTCGCCAATCATATGTACCGCGTCCGAAAGAAGAGCCAGGGAACCTGTCCACCACCCGGCTGCGGCTTCGAGCACCAAAAAGCCGCCATTCAGCACAAACGCCCAACCCAGAGCTCGATCGACGGCATCATGGTGCCCATGGTGGTGTCCGTGATGGTGATCGTGGCCCATCAGATGGAGATATCTTCATATGAAGGATTCGTCAAATGAGGCTGGCACACACGCCGTGACCTTGATTTGCAGTCGACTCTTGTGGACCATGCAGCGATGCGGAAAATGGTGCGTTCCCGGATGGGCGGAACTCTATGAGAGCTCTGATTCGCGCGGCTCGCAGCCTTGAGGCTGTTGTCGGGGCGTCTCTGCTGCTGGCGTTGGCGGGTTGTAGCCGCTCGGAACCTCTGGAGCGAGCTTTCTCTGTTCAGCACGAACGCCCCAACATCCTTCTCCTGATGGCGGAGGATATGAGTCCCCGAGTGGGCGCGTTTGGCGACCCCGTCGCGCGCACCCCACATCTGGACGAGTTGGCGGGCCAAGGGACGCGGTTTCCCAATACGTTCACAACCGCTGGTGTCTGTTCGCCGAGCCGCGCCGCCCAGATTACCGGCGTTCATCAGAACACGCTCGGCGCAGGGCATATGCGCACCGCCAGCTACCCTGAGGGTGCGTACGCCGCGGTTCCTCCCCCCTGGGTCAAAGCGTACCCCGAGCTCCTTCGGGCCGCCGGATATTATACCTTCAACTCCGGAAAGACCGACTACCAGCTGGCCTCCCGAATATGGACGGACGACAGTCCGCGGACCATTTGGGACGAGAGTAGCCCGTTCGGCGCCCCGGATTGGCGCTCTGCGCCGCCGGACAAACCATTCTTCGGTCTGATCAACTTCCAGACCACACACGAAAGCGGCCTCTTCCCGAAATTCTTCTGGCCGGAAAACCTTGCCCACGCCGCTCTAATGGTCGGCAATCTGCTCGGTAGGCGCGCGCCCGAGGCGTTGACGGACCCCGACGGTGTCATTCTACCGCCAATCTATCCCGATACGGAAATGGTGCGAGGAACAGTTGCTCGACAATATGATAATATCCACTTGATGGACCAGGAGGTGGGCGTGGTCCTCGACCAACTGGCGAGGGACGGGCTCGAATCATCTACCATCGTGATCTGGACCACCGACCACGGCTCGGGCTTGCCTGGGGCTAAAAGAGAACTGACGGATGCCGGGATTCGGGTTCCGATGATCATTCGCTGGCCGGAACGCTTCCGACCAGTCGGGACCAGTCCGGGCCAGATTGAGGAACGCATGATCAGCTTTGTCGATTTGGCCCCGACGATCCTCGCGATGGCGGGCGTCGCGGCCCCGGACTGGATGGTCGGGCAGATCTTCTCCGGAGCCCGTGCGGCGCCTCCGCGCGAGTTCGTCTTTGCTGCGCGGGACCGACTGGACGAGTTTCCGGACCGCTCCCGGGCCGTGCGCTCGAGCGAATACAAGCTCATCCGAAACTGGCAGCCGGATTTGCCGGCGGCTTTTGATCTGGAATTTAGGCGCGGTGTGCCCATGATGGGAGAGTGGCGCGATGCCTTTGCGGCTGGGGACCTCAACCCCGCTCAGGCCAAATTTTTTGAACCTCGGGGGCCAGAGGAACTCTACGATCTTTCCACGGACCCCTGGGAAACTCGGAATCTCGCGAACGACCCTCGATATGCCGGGGCCCGCGAGTCCCTAAGCCAGGCCTTGGACGAGTGGTTGGCCAGTAGCGAAGACCTTGGAATGATCCCCGAGTCCCGACTCGTCGAACGGTTTGCGACAAATGGCGAACCGAACATTACCTTGCCGCCCCGGCTCGAACTGCAGCGTGCGAAGGGCGGTTGGAGGGCTACGATCACACATACGGATCCCAATGTTTCGCTGGGAATTCGCCGTTCGGGCGGAACCAGGGCCGACCAGTGGCAACTCTACACCGCCCCGATTCTGGTCGGGGAGGGCGAGACTGTCACAGCTTTCGCGGTGCGCTACGGATGGTTGGAAAGTCCAAAAATCGAAAAATCTACGGGCCAGGCGTCCGGTTAGCGCTTTTTCCATTCGACGCGCTGGCCGGAACTGAAGAATTTCTGGCCCTCGGCAAGGTTTTCGGGGTTCCAGCCCAAGGCAAGGAACGCATTCCCGTTCGCTAGAGCCTGACTGCGCGTCATATCCCTCGTTGCCCATGCCGTCCGCACGGTCCCCTGAACTGCCTCGCGAGGCCTGGCGGCAATCGTTTCCGCAATCCAGCGGGCCCGATCTTCCAGTTCATCAGCGCCACAGACTTCGCTGACGAGCCCGATCCGATGGGCGGTTTCGGCGCTCAGCCTCTCGTGTGCCCCCAGCAGCTGCATTCGCAGAAGTTCACCGAAGGGCATCTTCTGCGCCATATGGATCGTTTCGTAACTGGCCACCATCCCGTAGGTGACGTGCGGATCAAAGAAGGTCGCGTCATCAGAGCAGATCATGATGTCGACCTCACCGAGCATGTAGAAAGCTCCGCCGCAGGCGATTCCTCGAACAGCACCGATCACCGGCTTCCACAAATCGTTTGCTTTCGGCCCAAGTGCTGCGCCCGGATCGTCGAAGTGCATCAGGGTGTCCGCAGGAGAGCCCCCCTCATGTTCACCCGCGTCATCTGCGATCGCTTCGGATCGATCAATGCCGGTGCAGAAAGCGCGGTCGCCGGCCGCGCAGAGAATTGCTGCCCCAACAGAATCATCGTCGCGCAACCGCCGCCAGATCTGCGAGAGCTCGAGTTGCATCTGGTCATTGAACGAGTTCATCTTCTCGGGGCGGTTCAAGCGCACCCACGCAACTCCGTTTTCGACGCGATAATCAATCGTTTCATATTCACTCATAGCGGGTTCCTTTGGAGGCAAACAGAAGTAGTTACCGTGATCTTTTCAACCGGGTTCGATCTTGTCGATGACCTCGGTGCCAAATTTGTGAATCGAGTCGATGTAGCCGGCGCGCGTTTGATCCGGAAATCCCATCGCCAACCAATCGACACCAAGGGATCCCAGGAGCAGGCTTCGATCGAGCATCTCATTGCCGGACCGCGAAGATCCCCCCATCCCCTCGAGTGAGTAGCCGATCTGCAGCGGGGCTTCGCGTCCCTGCGCACGCGCGTAGGATTGGGCATACTGCAGTCCCTCAACAAGGTCTTCATCCGTCTCCAAAGCAGGCGTCCGGGTAAAACGTGCCATAGCCTTCGTGTTTGGAAAGGGGAGCCAACCCTCGCAGGAGTCAACCGCGCGTCGAATCGCCGGGCGGGAGTTTCCACCCATCCAGAGCGGAGGGTGCGGGCGCTGCAGCGGGAGGGGCCGCATCGTATTTCCTCTTGCATGAAAGCTTGAGCCAACAAACTCGACGTCTTCCTCACTGAGTGCGAGCTTGAGCGCCGTGATCGTCTCCTCTGCCAAAGCGCCTCGCCCTTCGAAGGTCGCGCCGAGAGCATCGAACTCGCCTCGGAGATAGCCTGCGCCAACCCCCACGGTCAGACGCCCACGCGATAGAAGATCCAGCGATAAAATCGATTTGGCGAGGAGAAAGGGGTTGCGATATCCCAACACCAGAATGTGCGTCTGAAGGCGGAGCGTTGTTGTCGCTGCGGCGGCAAACGAGAGCGTCACGAACGGATCGAGTGCATGATGGCCTCCGCCATCCAACCAGCGTTGCACCGGAAACGGGTGGTCCGTCACATAACAGGAGGCGAAGCCGGCGGCCTCGGCTGCCCGAGCAATCTCGGCGACTCCCTCCGGAGTAAGAAATTCCTCCGCAGCATCCACGCGGTCAGTTGGGATTGCTACACCAAAACGCACCCGTCTCTCATATTCCAACACCCACCCGAACGCCAATCACCGACATTTCCGCCGTGCGGATGGGGGTCGGTGTTTCCCGTGCTATCAATACTTGGACGATGAAGGCCGACGCATCAAAAGAGCCGCGCGGGCGCCTCAAGACCCTCTTGGGGCGAGACCATCGCGAGGGTTCACTGCTGGTCTCGATGCTGGTGCTCGCGTTGCCGATGATCGTGGGGAGCGTCGGGGTCGGCGCGTTGTACCCGATCATTGATCTCAGCTTTCTGGTTCAACTTGGTGATCAGAGCATGGCTTCTGTCGTTATTGTGAACCAGACCGTTTGGCAGTTGGTGATCATGGGCTTCATGGGCCTGAACTTCGCGACCCAGTCGCACGTCTCGCAATGGATTGGAGCCGGCCAGCCCCGTCAGGCGGAGGAGGTCGCAGGACAAGCCCTCTTGTTGGCTGGATTGCTGGGCATCTTGATCGCAATCGTCGGAGGCCTGGCGCCGCGGTCCCTTCTGATTCTCAGCGGCGCCGATGTTTCTTTCTTTCCACTCGCGCTGCCTTACCTGCAATGGCTCTTCGTCCTCTCTGCGGGCTTTGGCGGAGTGTTTGTATTTCGCGCGATCCTGACTGGCGCCGGGGATACCACGACCCCTCTGCTGGTTTCGGTGGTGCAGGTAACGGTCTCGCTCGTTTCGGAATGGATTTTCATCTTTGGACATTTCGGAGCACCCGAATTGGGTGTCCGGGGTGTGGCCCTGGGAATGGGTCTGGGCCAAATCACCGGGGCGGGACTTGGCATGTTTCTCCTTTTCCGCGGCACGAAACGTGTTCGACTACGCCTTGCGGACCTCCGCCCTCGACCGTCGATTTTGCTCAAGCTGTTGCGTTCGGCATGGCCACCCGCAGTTCAGATGATCGGGATGGTGGTTTCGGCATTTTTCTACCTCCGTCTCGCAAAGCCTTTTGGCACGGAGGTCCAGACCGCCTATACGATCGGCCTTCGTCTGGGCATGATCATTCCGCAGTTTTCATTCCCGCTGGCAACCGCATGCGCTACGCTTGTCGGACAAGCTCTAGGTAACGGGGATGTGCCCCGTGCATGGCGGGCGATGCGTACCGGGATTCTGGTGCATGGTGGCTTATTATGGTCGTTTGCGGCGATTCTCTTCGTCTTCCGCTTTGATATTTTGGGACTGGTGACTTCGGACCCCGAGGTGATTCGTATCGGATCGGAATACCTTGCCTTCTCGGCCGCAGGCTACGTGATCATGGGCATCGGGATGGTTCTGATGCGGGCGCTGCAGGGCGCAGGCGATTTCATGGTGCCCATGGCCATTTCGCTCGCCAGCACCTTTCTGGTCAATCTTCCGTCGGCTTATGCACTCTCCCGCTGGACCGACCTGGGCCCGACAGGGATCTGGTGCGGTGGGCTTTTCGGTGGCCTCTTCACGCTGATCGCGACGGGTGCCTGGGTGGCCACAGGTCGCTGGACACGCCGCGGAAGCGTTATCCGGCACGAAAGCTCCTCAAACGATCAGGCGGGAAGGTCGGGGTGAGCATTCCGGGGCGCATATCAGTTTGGCTGTGGTGTCTGGTCCTTTTGGCGATTGCGGGTTGCGCAACGCCTCGCAACTTGGTTCGACGTCCACAGTTGGAACTTCCGCAGCCGACCGGGCAATGCATCGCCACCGCGAAGATTCGAGATTTTCGAGCCAAAGGCGTCAAGGAATTACGCGTGCGCACGGAGGAGAACGATTGGCAATACCTGCTGGTGCTGGATCGCGAATGTCCCAACCTCGCGGACGCCCAGCGGATCGGCTGGACCTCCCAGCGAGGCAAGATCTGTGACTATCGACATGATGCCATTCTGGTCGATGGCGAGCGGTGTGCGATTGGCCGAATTGAAGATTATGCTGCAGGCGCGGCCGCGGACCGAACGACCGAAAGCGCAGTCCCATGAATAGTCCCATAAAAACATTTCTTGAGCGACACTACCGGCACTTCAACGCAGCCACGCTGATCGACGCATCTCGGGGTTGGCTCGATCTGCTCGAATCCGGGGGGCAGATGTTCCTGACGCTCGGAGGCGCGATGAGCACTGCCGAATTGGGGATCTCGCTTGCAGAGCTCATCCGTGAGGAGAAAGTGCACGGGATCTGTTGCACCGGCGCGAACCTCGAGGAGGACCTCTACAATCTGGTCGCCCACGACCACTACGAGAGGATCCCGAACTATCGCGAACTCTCCCCCGAAGAGGAGGCTAAACTGCTCTCGCGACACCTCAATCGGGTGACCGATACATGCATCCCCGAAGAAGAGGCCATGCGTCGTTTGGAGTCCGCGGTTCTGGAGGACTGGCAAGCGGCCGATCTCTCGGGTCAGCGTTTTTTTCCTCACGAATTCCTCTATCGACTTCTACGCTCCGGAAAGCTCGCATCGGCCTACCAGATCGATCCGCAGGATAGTTGGATGGTTGCCGCTGCCGAGAAAAATTTGCCGATGTTCGTCCCCGGTTGGGAGGACTCCACCATGGGCAATATGTTCGCCGCTCAATGCATTCGAGGTGCGGTCAAGAATCCGTCTATCGTTCGTTCCGGGATCGAATATATGATGGTCCTTGCTGAATGGTACGAGGAGACCACGACGACACATCCGCTCGGGTTCTTTCAGATTGGCGGCGGGATTTCAGGGGATTTCCCAATCTGTGTCGTGCCGATGCTGAGTCAGGACCTCGGTCGCACGGAGGTGCCGCTATGGGCCTACTTCTGCCAGATCTCCGACTCCACCACGAGCTATGGGTCCTACTCGGGTGCTGTCCCCAACGAGAAGATCACTTGGGGCAAGCTGGGCGTTTCGACGCCCAAATTCGTCATTGAATCGGATGCGACAATCGTCGCGCCGCTGGTCTTCGCCATGGTGCTTGGCAAGTAAACGCAGGGAGAAAGCTATGAGTCGTCTTCAAGGAAAAGTCGCATTGATCACAGGGGCCGCGTCGGGAATCGGCGCAGCATGTTCGGAACGATTCGCTCAGGAAGGCGCCACGATTGTTGGCTGTGACCTCCAGAGCGACGGACTGGAGAACTGGCAGGCGGCGACCAAGG encodes:
- a CDS encoding cation diffusion facilitator family transporter; this translates as MGHDHHHGHHHGHHDAVDRALGWAFVLNGGFLVLEAAAGWWTGSLALLSDAVHMIGDVAALALAYMMRRLSRSAATASRTYGLVGAETLGAFVNALALMGACIFLVVEAVGRLNAPLQAVEAWPVILVGTVGLMINLGSAWKLFQSDRENLNVRGALLHMLADALGSVGAVIAGIFLSYGVPIADPLIALLIAGIVATSSWRLLRETGGILLQFTPVTQPADEVLQALRSLDGIEDVHDLHLWSLDGRETILSVHLRIPDGSDADQIRRSVQAMLTGQFGITQMTVQTEFDDGCSSVEQVWSMERKSG
- a CDS encoding deoxyhypusine synthase family protein — its product is MNSPIKTFLERHYRHFNAATLIDASRGWLDLLESGGQMFLTLGGAMSTAELGISLAELIREEKVHGICCTGANLEEDLYNLVAHDHYERIPNYRELSPEEEAKLLSRHLNRVTDTCIPEEEAMRRLESAVLEDWQAADLSGQRFFPHEFLYRLLRSGKLASAYQIDPQDSWMVAAAEKNLPMFVPGWEDSTMGNMFAAQCIRGAVKNPSIVRSGIEYMMVLAEWYEETTTTHPLGFFQIGGGISGDFPICVVPMLSQDLGRTEVPLWAYFCQISDSTTSYGSYSGAVPNEKITWGKLGVSTPKFVIESDATIVAPLVFAMVLGK
- a CDS encoding sulfatase, which translates into the protein MRALIRAARSLEAVVGASLLLALAGCSRSEPLERAFSVQHERPNILLLMAEDMSPRVGAFGDPVARTPHLDELAGQGTRFPNTFTTAGVCSPSRAAQITGVHQNTLGAGHMRTASYPEGAYAAVPPPWVKAYPELLRAAGYYTFNSGKTDYQLASRIWTDDSPRTIWDESSPFGAPDWRSAPPDKPFFGLINFQTTHESGLFPKFFWPENLAHAALMVGNLLGRRAPEALTDPDGVILPPIYPDTEMVRGTVARQYDNIHLMDQEVGVVLDQLARDGLESSTIVIWTTDHGSGLPGAKRELTDAGIRVPMIIRWPERFRPVGTSPGQIEERMISFVDLAPTILAMAGVAAPDWMVGQIFSGARAAPPREFVFAARDRLDEFPDRSRAVRSSEYKLIRNWQPDLPAAFDLEFRRGVPMMGEWRDAFAAGDLNPAQAKFFEPRGPEELYDLSTDPWETRNLANDPRYAGARESLSQALDEWLASSEDLGMIPESRLVERFATNGEPNITLPPRLELQRAKGGWRATITHTDPNVSLGIRRSGGTRADQWQLYTAPILVGEGETVTAFAVRYGWLESPKIEKSTGQASG
- a CDS encoding DUF6491 family protein, with protein sequence MSIPGRISVWLWCLVLLAIAGCATPRNLVRRPQLELPQPTGQCIATAKIRDFRAKGVKELRVRTEENDWQYLLVLDRECPNLADAQRIGWTSQRGKICDYRHDAILVDGERCAIGRIEDYAAGAAADRTTESAVP
- a CDS encoding MATE family efflux transporter, whose amino-acid sequence is MKADASKEPRGRLKTLLGRDHREGSLLVSMLVLALPMIVGSVGVGALYPIIDLSFLVQLGDQSMASVVIVNQTVWQLVIMGFMGLNFATQSHVSQWIGAGQPRQAEEVAGQALLLAGLLGILIAIVGGLAPRSLLILSGADVSFFPLALPYLQWLFVLSAGFGGVFVFRAILTGAGDTTTPLLVSVVQVTVSLVSEWIFIFGHFGAPELGVRGVALGMGLGQITGAGLGMFLLFRGTKRVRLRLADLRPRPSILLKLLRSAWPPAVQMIGMVVSAFFYLRLAKPFGTEVQTAYTIGLRLGMIIPQFSFPLATACATLVGQALGNGDVPRAWRAMRTGILVHGGLLWSFAAILFVFRFDILGLVTSDPEVIRIGSEYLAFSAAGYVIMGIGMVLMRALQGAGDFMVPMAISLASTFLVNLPSAYALSRWTDLGPTGIWCGGLFGGLFTLIATGAWVATGRWTRRGSVIRHESSSNDQAGRSG
- a CDS encoding TIGR03619 family F420-dependent LLM class oxidoreductase → MRFGVAIPTDRVDAAEEFLTPEGVAEIARAAEAAGFASCYVTDHPFPVQRWLDGGGHHALDPFVTLSFAAAATTTLRLQTHILVLGYRNPFLLAKSILSLDLLSRGRLTVGVGAGYLRGEFDALGATFEGRGALAEETITALKLALSEEDVEFVGSSFHARGNTMRPLPLQRPHPPLWMGGNSRPAIRRAVDSCEGWLPFPNTKAMARFTRTPALETDEDLVEGLQYAQSYARAQGREAPLQIGYSLEGMGGSSRSGNEMLDRSLLLGSLGVDWLAMGFPDQTRAGYIDSIHKFGTEVIDKIEPG
- a CDS encoding metalloregulator ArsR/SmtB family transcription factor, which produces MNRKIRSERSCVRSSAWPSPQALTRTATILGAIAHPTRLAVLYALVREGALPVGRLQEISGTEQSALSHQLRVLRDAELVSATRSGRHIIYDLSDDYVSHLVEDALSRAQESS
- a CDS encoding enoyl-CoA hydratase/isomerase family protein — encoded protein: MSEYETIDYRVENGVAWVRLNRPEKMNSFNDQMQLELSQIWRRLRDDDSVGAAILCAAGDRAFCTGIDRSEAIADDAGEHEGGSPADTLMHFDDPGAALGPKANDLWKPVIGAVRGIACGGAFYMLGEVDIMICSDDATFFDPHVTYGMVASYETIHMAQKMPFGELLRMQLLGAHERLSAETAHRIGLVSEVCGADELEDRARWIAETIAARPREAVQGTVRTAWATRDMTRSQALANGNAFLALGWNPENLAEGQKFFSSGQRVEWKKR